Proteins from a genomic interval of Quercus robur chromosome 9, dhQueRobu3.1, whole genome shotgun sequence:
- the LOC126699155 gene encoding xyloglucan endotransglucosylase/hydrolase protein 2-like: MQCLKMRFSLLDFLLLFLPCWVLTSEGSDNISFYENYDVTWGFDHVFSLYQGHDIQLSLDISSGAGFASKLGYASGFFHLRMKLPDKDSAGVVTTFYLSSHGNNHDELDFEFLGNREGKPYTLQTNVFANGLGNREQRILLWFDPTVDFHTYKILWNEHQIVFYVDNVPIRVFKNNKNIGVDYPLQPMHIEASLWDGDSWATDGGQTKINWTYAPFNAHFQGFGIAGCPIQNSDIQQCYSSKYWWNLEKYWKLDHRQQREYENVRKKYMNYDYCSDRPRYPTPPPECFN; this comes from the exons ATGCAGTGCCTTAAAATGAGGTTTTCACTgcttgattttttattgttattccTACCTTGTTGGGTGCTTACAAGTGAAGGCAGTGACAATATAAGTTTTTATGAAAACTATGATGTTACATGGGGTTTTGATCATGTCTTTTCTTTATATCAAGGACACGATATTCAACTCTCTTTGGATATTTCTTCAG GGGCTGGCTTCGCATCAAAGCTAGGCTATGCTTCTGGGTTTTTTCATTTGAGGATGAAGCTACCAGACAAGGATTCTGCTGGAGTAGTTACTACATTCTAT CTAAGTTCACATGGTAATAATCATGATGAGCTGGATTTTGAGTTCTTGGGCAATAGGGAAGGGAAGCCATACACATTACAAACAAATGTCTTTGCAAATGGTCTTGGAAACAGGGAGCAAAGAATTCTTCTTTGGTTTGACCCCACAGTAGATTTTCACACTTACAAAATTCTTTGGAACGAACATCAAATCGT ATTTTATGTGGACAATGTCCCCATCAGAGTgtttaaaaacaacaaaaacattgGCGTTGACTACCCATTACAGCCAATGCACATAGAAGCCAGCTTGTGGGATGGAGATAGTTGGGCAACTGATGGAGGCCAGACAAAAATTAATTGGACTTATGCACCATTCAATGCACACTTCCAAGGATTTGGCATTGCTGGCTGCCCAATTCAGAACTCAGATATTCAACAATGTTATTCTTCCAAGTATTGGTGGAATTTGGAAAAGTATTGGAAATTGGATCATAGACAACAAAGAGAGTATGAGAATGTGAGAAAGAAGTACATGAACTATGACTATTGTTCTGATAGGCCTAGGTACCCTACACCACCACCAGAGTGCTTTAATTGA
- the LOC126701233 gene encoding acyltransferase GLAUCE-like — protein sequence MENMKLLEKVVIAPEKPTEPGRPVPCSEEDNRFEIDCNGAGVVVVAAITNTRLSELGDLSSPKLEFRQLVALLDEEGDEERDLEGQSPFVYTGFLKEFTQFGCGGLALASRVNHCTLDGVAVRGFEANWAALTRGDNLVVVSNSNRTILRARNPPNISHPHTIEYSKTTETDHNLFTVRGLSGIVTNQPTTSHNQTHMVYLSPERISYLKKAALGGGKLKNCTTFHVVAAKIWKAMSIAVQMQEERIFTMLFPMDACKRTVPQAPCGLAGNAMH from the exons atggaGAATATGAAGTTACTTGAGAAAGTTGTAATTGCACCCGAAAAACCTACAGAAC CTGGTAGGCCAGTGCCATGTTCGGAAGAAGATAATCGCTTTGAAATTGATTGTAATGGTGCTGGTGTTGTGGTTGTTGCAGCAATAACTAACACCAGGTTGAGTGAATTAGGTGACCTCTCTTCTCCCAAGCTGGAGTTCAGGCAGTTGGTTGCATTGTTGGATGAAGAGGGTGATGAAGAAAGGGACTTGGAAGGACAATCCCCTTTTGTCTATACAG GTTTCTTAAAGGAG TTTACACAGTTTGGATGTGGAGGTTTAGCACTTGCCTCTCGTGTCAACCATTGCACACTAGATGGGGTGGCAGTCAGAGGTTTTGAGGCAAATTGGGCTGCTTTAACTCGCGGTGATAATCTGGTTGTTGTGTCTAATTCAAACCGGACAATTCTTAGAGCTCGAAACCCACCAAATATTAGTCATCCACACACTATTGAGTACTCAAAAACTACTGAGACAGATCATAATTTATTCACTGTACGAGGTTTGAGTGGCATTGTCACAAATCAACCCACCACATCACATAATCAGACTCATATGGTCTATTTGTCTCCGGAACGCATAAGCTACTTAAAGAAGGCGGCCCTCGGGGGCGGAAAACTGAAGAATTGCACCACATTTCATGTTGTGGCAGCAAAGATATGGAAGGCAATGAGCATTGCAGTACAGATGCAAGAGGAAAGGATTTTCACCATGTTGTTTCCGATGGATGCTTGCAAAAGAACTGTGCCACAAGCACCATGTGGGCTTGCAGGGAATGCAATGCATTGA
- the LOC126699154 gene encoding uncharacterized protein LOC126699154 isoform X6, with protein MPLVAVDIDLDSPQPFDITEQMKIKAQELRNKSHKKKEEEEKKLERQREKERIRASKDLTEAKRILESNEKQRYLALKKKEEKEEKRAREKILKKLEHDKVERRSRLGLPPESPSVKPSTHLLQEKTLQTSLPLKSVTNAEQMRECLRSLKRNHQNDGARVRRAFETLLIYVGNIAKNPDEEKFRKIRLTNPLFQDRVGNLRGGMEFLELCGFERTEGDEFLYLPDDKVDMEILNTAGSELKSAMTNPFFGLLSV; from the exons ATGCCCTTG GTAGCAGTGGATATTGATCTTGACTCACCTCAACCTTTCGATATCACAgaacaaatgaaaataaaggCACAGGAACTAAG GAATAAATCAcataagaagaaagaagaagaagaaaagaaattggaaaGGCAAAGGGAGAAG GAGAGGATTCGAGCTAGTAAGGACCTCACTGAGGCAAAACGAATTCTAGAAAGCAATGAAAAACAGCG TTATTTAgccttgaaaaaaaaagaagagaaggaagaaaaaagggCAAGGGAGAAAATACTTAAGAAACTAGAACATGATAAG GTAGAAAGGAGGTCAAGACTTGGATTGCCACCAGAAAGTCCATCTGTAAAACCTTCCACTCATTTGTTGCAGGAAAAAACG ttgcAGACATCATTGCCTCTGAAGTCTGTAACAAATGCAGAGCAGATGAGAGAATGTTTAAGGTCTCTTAAGCGCAATCACCAG AATGATGGTGCCAGAGTTAGGAGGGCCTTTGAAACTCTTCTGATCTATGTTGGAAATATCGCAAAAAATCCTGATGAGGAAAAATTTAGGAAGATTCGACTTACTAACCCATTATTCCAG GATAGAGTTGGGAACTTGAGAGGAGGTATGGAATTTCTTGAGCTCTGTGGGTTTGAGAGAACAGAAGGAGACGAGTTCTTGTATCTTCCTGATGATAAGGTTGACATGGAAATTCTAAACACAGCTGGGTCTGAATTGAAGTCTGCAATGACCAACCCCTTCTTTGGACTTCTAAGTGTGTAA
- the LOC126699154 gene encoding uncharacterized protein LOC126699154 isoform X1 has product MAVPQVNKKLLDELEAMGFPRPRATRALHFSGNSSLEAAIEWVIDHENDSDIDQMPLVAVDIDLDSPQPFDITEQMKIKAQELRNKSHKKKEEEEKKLERQREKERIRASKDLTEAKRILESNEKQRYLALKKKEEKEEKRAREKILKKLEHDKVERRSRLGLPPESPSVKPSTHLLQEKTLQTSLPLKSVTNAEQMRECLRSLKRNHQNDGARVRRAFETLLIYVGNIAKNPDEEKFRKIRLTNPLFQDRVGNLRGGMEFLELCGFERTEGDEFLYLPDDKVDMEILNTAGSELKSAMTNPFFGLLSV; this is encoded by the exons ATGGCTGTTCCACAAGTCAACAAGAAACTGCTTGATGAACTTGAAGCCATGGGATTTCCAAGGCCAAGAGCAACACGAGCTCTTCATTTTTCTG GTAATTCTAGCTTAGAGGCAGCTATAGAATGGGTGATTGATCATGAGAATGACTCAGACATTGATCAGATGCCCTTG GTAGCAGTGGATATTGATCTTGACTCACCTCAACCTTTCGATATCACAgaacaaatgaaaataaaggCACAGGAACTAAG GAATAAATCAcataagaagaaagaagaagaagaaaagaaattggaaaGGCAAAGGGAGAAG GAGAGGATTCGAGCTAGTAAGGACCTCACTGAGGCAAAACGAATTCTAGAAAGCAATGAAAAACAGCG TTATTTAgccttgaaaaaaaaagaagagaaggaagaaaaaagggCAAGGGAGAAAATACTTAAGAAACTAGAACATGATAAG GTAGAAAGGAGGTCAAGACTTGGATTGCCACCAGAAAGTCCATCTGTAAAACCTTCCACTCATTTGTTGCAGGAAAAAACG ttgcAGACATCATTGCCTCTGAAGTCTGTAACAAATGCAGAGCAGATGAGAGAATGTTTAAGGTCTCTTAAGCGCAATCACCAG AATGATGGTGCCAGAGTTAGGAGGGCCTTTGAAACTCTTCTGATCTATGTTGGAAATATCGCAAAAAATCCTGATGAGGAAAAATTTAGGAAGATTCGACTTACTAACCCATTATTCCAG GATAGAGTTGGGAACTTGAGAGGAGGTATGGAATTTCTTGAGCTCTGTGGGTTTGAGAGAACAGAAGGAGACGAGTTCTTGTATCTTCCTGATGATAAGGTTGACATGGAAATTCTAAACACAGCTGGGTCTGAATTGAAGTCTGCAATGACCAACCCCTTCTTTGGACTTCTAAGTGTGTAA
- the LOC126699154 gene encoding uncharacterized protein LOC126699154 isoform X4 gives MAVPQVNKKLLDELEAMGFPRPRATRALHFSGNSSLEAAIEWVIDHENDSDIDQMPLVAVDIDLDSPQPFDITEQMKIKAQELRNKSHKKKEEEEKKLERQREKERIRASKDLTEAKRILESNEKQRYLALKKKEEKEEKRAREKILKKLEHDKVERRSRLGLPPESPSVKPSTHLLQEKTLQTSLPLKSVTNAEQMRECLRSLKRNHQDRVGNLRGGMEFLELCGFERTEGDEFLYLPDDKVDMEILNTAGSELKSAMTNPFFGLLSV, from the exons ATGGCTGTTCCACAAGTCAACAAGAAACTGCTTGATGAACTTGAAGCCATGGGATTTCCAAGGCCAAGAGCAACACGAGCTCTTCATTTTTCTG GTAATTCTAGCTTAGAGGCAGCTATAGAATGGGTGATTGATCATGAGAATGACTCAGACATTGATCAGATGCCCTTG GTAGCAGTGGATATTGATCTTGACTCACCTCAACCTTTCGATATCACAgaacaaatgaaaataaaggCACAGGAACTAAG GAATAAATCAcataagaagaaagaagaagaagaaaagaaattggaaaGGCAAAGGGAGAAG GAGAGGATTCGAGCTAGTAAGGACCTCACTGAGGCAAAACGAATTCTAGAAAGCAATGAAAAACAGCG TTATTTAgccttgaaaaaaaaagaagagaaggaagaaaaaagggCAAGGGAGAAAATACTTAAGAAACTAGAACATGATAAG GTAGAAAGGAGGTCAAGACTTGGATTGCCACCAGAAAGTCCATCTGTAAAACCTTCCACTCATTTGTTGCAGGAAAAAACG ttgcAGACATCATTGCCTCTGAAGTCTGTAACAAATGCAGAGCAGATGAGAGAATGTTTAAGGTCTCTTAAGCGCAATCACCAG GATAGAGTTGGGAACTTGAGAGGAGGTATGGAATTTCTTGAGCTCTGTGGGTTTGAGAGAACAGAAGGAGACGAGTTCTTGTATCTTCCTGATGATAAGGTTGACATGGAAATTCTAAACACAGCTGGGTCTGAATTGAAGTCTGCAATGACCAACCCCTTCTTTGGACTTCTAAGTGTGTAA
- the LOC126699154 gene encoding uncharacterized protein LOC126699154 isoform X3, producing the protein MNLKPWDFQGQEQHELFIFLVAVDIDLDSPQPFDITEQMKIKAQELRNKSHKKKEEEEKKLERQREKERIRASKDLTEAKRILESNEKQRYLALKKKEEKEEKRAREKILKKLEHDKVERRSRLGLPPESPSVKPSTHLLQEKTLQTSLPLKSVTNAEQMRECLRSLKRNHQNDGARVRRAFETLLIYVGNIAKNPDEEKFRKIRLTNPLFQDRVGNLRGGMEFLELCGFERTEGDEFLYLPDDKVDMEILNTAGSELKSAMTNPFFGLLSV; encoded by the exons ATGAACTTGAAGCCATGGGATTTCCAAGGCCAAGAGCAACACGAGCTCTTCATTTTTCTG GTAGCAGTGGATATTGATCTTGACTCACCTCAACCTTTCGATATCACAgaacaaatgaaaataaaggCACAGGAACTAAG GAATAAATCAcataagaagaaagaagaagaagaaaagaaattggaaaGGCAAAGGGAGAAG GAGAGGATTCGAGCTAGTAAGGACCTCACTGAGGCAAAACGAATTCTAGAAAGCAATGAAAAACAGCG TTATTTAgccttgaaaaaaaaagaagagaaggaagaaaaaagggCAAGGGAGAAAATACTTAAGAAACTAGAACATGATAAG GTAGAAAGGAGGTCAAGACTTGGATTGCCACCAGAAAGTCCATCTGTAAAACCTTCCACTCATTTGTTGCAGGAAAAAACG ttgcAGACATCATTGCCTCTGAAGTCTGTAACAAATGCAGAGCAGATGAGAGAATGTTTAAGGTCTCTTAAGCGCAATCACCAG AATGATGGTGCCAGAGTTAGGAGGGCCTTTGAAACTCTTCTGATCTATGTTGGAAATATCGCAAAAAATCCTGATGAGGAAAAATTTAGGAAGATTCGACTTACTAACCCATTATTCCAG GATAGAGTTGGGAACTTGAGAGGAGGTATGGAATTTCTTGAGCTCTGTGGGTTTGAGAGAACAGAAGGAGACGAGTTCTTGTATCTTCCTGATGATAAGGTTGACATGGAAATTCTAAACACAGCTGGGTCTGAATTGAAGTCTGCAATGACCAACCCCTTCTTTGGACTTCTAAGTGTGTAA
- the LOC126699154 gene encoding uncharacterized protein LOC126699154 isoform X2 gives MAVPQVNKKLLDELEAMGFPRPRATRALHFSGNSSLEAAIEWVIDHENDSDIDQMPLVAVDIDLDSPQPFDITEQMKIKAQELRNKSHKKKEEEEKKLERQREKERIRASKDLTEAKRILESNEKQRYLALKKKEEKEEKRAREKILKKLEHDKVERRSRLGLPPESPSVKPSTHLLQEKTTSLPLKSVTNAEQMRECLRSLKRNHQNDGARVRRAFETLLIYVGNIAKNPDEEKFRKIRLTNPLFQDRVGNLRGGMEFLELCGFERTEGDEFLYLPDDKVDMEILNTAGSELKSAMTNPFFGLLSV, from the exons ATGGCTGTTCCACAAGTCAACAAGAAACTGCTTGATGAACTTGAAGCCATGGGATTTCCAAGGCCAAGAGCAACACGAGCTCTTCATTTTTCTG GTAATTCTAGCTTAGAGGCAGCTATAGAATGGGTGATTGATCATGAGAATGACTCAGACATTGATCAGATGCCCTTG GTAGCAGTGGATATTGATCTTGACTCACCTCAACCTTTCGATATCACAgaacaaatgaaaataaaggCACAGGAACTAAG GAATAAATCAcataagaagaaagaagaagaagaaaagaaattggaaaGGCAAAGGGAGAAG GAGAGGATTCGAGCTAGTAAGGACCTCACTGAGGCAAAACGAATTCTAGAAAGCAATGAAAAACAGCG TTATTTAgccttgaaaaaaaaagaagagaaggaagaaaaaagggCAAGGGAGAAAATACTTAAGAAACTAGAACATGATAAG GTAGAAAGGAGGTCAAGACTTGGATTGCCACCAGAAAGTCCATCTGTAAAACCTTCCACTCATTTGTTGCAGGAAAAAACG ACATCATTGCCTCTGAAGTCTGTAACAAATGCAGAGCAGATGAGAGAATGTTTAAGGTCTCTTAAGCGCAATCACCAG AATGATGGTGCCAGAGTTAGGAGGGCCTTTGAAACTCTTCTGATCTATGTTGGAAATATCGCAAAAAATCCTGATGAGGAAAAATTTAGGAAGATTCGACTTACTAACCCATTATTCCAG GATAGAGTTGGGAACTTGAGAGGAGGTATGGAATTTCTTGAGCTCTGTGGGTTTGAGAGAACAGAAGGAGACGAGTTCTTGTATCTTCCTGATGATAAGGTTGACATGGAAATTCTAAACACAGCTGGGTCTGAATTGAAGTCTGCAATGACCAACCCCTTCTTTGGACTTCTAAGTGTGTAA
- the LOC126699156 gene encoding uncharacterized protein LOC126699156 isoform X1 — MAHLPRRTHSILLILSFQICFSTIFAVFGSVFFQEEFSEELLLKPLPDRKVLAHFHFETTAPPLSTSYGRHHHLFPKAIAQLVQKFHVKEMELSFTQGRWNYDRWGGFDPISSSNAKPPGVELWAVFDVPKDQVDASWKNLTHTLSGLFCASINFLESSTTYSAHEWGFHPSSGGLRYGTLPREAVCTENLTPWLKLLPCRDKAGLSALLDRPSIYRGFYHSQRLHLTSSEFHSSGVESGIVLEQALTVVLQPNSHKTSKTFSSETKLQPSWSLSSIFGRKVTGRCVLAKTSNVYLQLERGLVTELENLQKDNTITGPDHVGSGGLKDNPGFELSVRPDKMFKEVNSLHRKSSSVLYEYSIERYSVFEPFDLGLTWKFPVVWSCPRAPLHSSRFLMGSGNQRGTIAISFISTDLEEGFLSANIGEESCKLQADIFQVVPWYIKVYYHTLRVFVDGQPEAITNVVEKMHVSPSEDKVSPGVMELVLKFPCAVKSAALTLEFDKGFLHIDEYPPDANQGFDIPSAVIIFPNFQTRMHYLEDNSSNKSPMLSKFQEKSPVLSYTEVLLVPLTTPDFSMPYNVITITCTVFALYFGSLLNVLRRRVGEEERILKNSASKKAGRLPQLLSQLSAKLRGKEWEPPQSPSTSSSFISSKLILKVLIVAGVAVFWQYYSE; from the exons ATGGCCCACCTTCCAAGACGGACTCACTCAATCCTTCTCATACTCTCCTTCCAAATCTGCTTCTCCACAATCTTCGCCGTCTTCGGATCGGTTTTTTTCCAAGAAGAATTCTCGGAAGAGTTGCTTTTGAAACCACTGCCCGATCGGAAAGTATTGGCGCACTTCCACTTCGAAACCACAGCTCCTCCGCTCTCCACCTCCTATGGCCGCCACCACCACCTCTTTCCCAAAGCCATTGCTCAACTT GTTCAGAAATTTCACGTTAAGGAAATGGAATTGTCTTTCACACAAGGCCGATGGAACTATGATCGCTGGGGTGGATTTGACCCCATCTCAAGCAGCAATGCAAAGCCTCCTGGAGTAGAGTTGTGGGCTGTCTTTGATGTCCCTAAGGATCAGGTTGATGCTTCCTGGAAGAATTTAACCCATACTCTTTCAGGTCTTTTTTGTGCTTCCATAAACTTCCTAGAGTCTTCTACAACTTATTCTGCTCATGAATGGGGCTTTCACCCATCTTCAGGTGGTCTGAGGTATGGTACATTACCCCGTGAGGCTGTTTGCACCGAGAACCTAACTCCCTGGTTGAAGCTACTTCCATGTCGAGACAAAGCTGGGCTTTCTGCCTTATTGGACAGACCTTCCATATATAGAGGATTTTATCATTCTCAACGGTTGCACTTGACCTCATCTGAATTTCATTCAAGCGGCGTGGAATCAGGAATTGTACTAGAACAAGCTCTTACAGTTGTTCTTCAGCCTAATAGTCACAAAACGAGTAAAACTTTTTCGAGTGAGACAAAATTGCAACCAAGCTGGTCTTTGAGTTCAATTTTTGGTAGGAAAGTCACAGGAAGATGCGTTCTCGCAAAGACTAGTAATGTTTACCTTCAACTTGAGAGAGGCTTAGTCACTGAGCTTGAGAATCTGCAGAAGGACAACACGATAACTGGGCCTGATCATGTAGGCTCTGGAGGGTTGAAGGATAACCCTGGTTTTGAATTGTCTGTTAGGCCGGACAAGATGTTTAAAGAAGTAAATAGCTTGCATAGGAAGAGCTCATCTGTTCTTTATGAATATTCAATTGAGAGGTACAGTGTCTTTGAGCCATTTGATTTGGGCCTTACATGGAAGTTTCCTGTAGTTTGGTCATGTCCACGAGCACCATTACACTCTAGTAGGTTCTTAATGGGTAGTGGGAATCAAAGGGGCACTATTGCTATATCTTTTATATCCACAGATTTGGAGGAGGGGTTCCTGAGTGCTAATATTGGTGAAGAAAGTTGTAAGTTGCAAGCCGACATTTTTCAAGTTGTGCCTTGGTATATTAAGGTCTATTATCATACTCTACGGGTTTTTGTTGATGGGCAACCTGAGGCTATCACTAATGTTGTAGAAAAGATGCATGTTTCACCTTCTGAAGACAAGGTATCGCCTGGGGTGATGGAGCTGGTCCTAAAATTTCCTTGTGCTGTGAAATCAGCAGCTTTAACTTTAGAGTTTGACAAG GGATTTTTGCACATCGATGAATATCCTCCAGATGCTAATCAGGGGTTTGACATTCCGTCAGCTGTAATAATCTTTCCAAATTTCCAGACAAGGATGCATTATCTTGAAGATAACTCTTCAAACAAGTCACCCATGTTGTCTAAATTTCAG GAAAAGAGCCCAGTTCTGTCTTACACAGAAGTATTACTTGTACCATTGACAACTCCTGATTTTAGTATGCCTTACAATGTCATCACAATTACATGCACGGTGTTTGCATTATATTTTGGATCTTTGCTCAATGTACTTCGAAGACGTGTTGGCGAAGAGGAAAGAATTCTGAAAAACAGTG
- the LOC126699154 gene encoding uncharacterized protein LOC126699154 isoform X5 gives MAVPQVNKKLLDELEAMGFPRPRATRALHFSGNSSLEAAIEWVIDHENDSDIDQMPLVAVDIDLDSPQPFDITEQMKIKAQELRNKSHKKKEEEEKKLERQREKERIRASKDLTEAKRILESNEKQRYLALKKKEEKEEKRAREKILKKLEHDKVERRSRLGLPPESPSVKPSTHLLQEKTTSLPLKSVTNAEQMRECLRSLKRNHQDRVGNLRGGMEFLELCGFERTEGDEFLYLPDDKVDMEILNTAGSELKSAMTNPFFGLLSV, from the exons ATGGCTGTTCCACAAGTCAACAAGAAACTGCTTGATGAACTTGAAGCCATGGGATTTCCAAGGCCAAGAGCAACACGAGCTCTTCATTTTTCTG GTAATTCTAGCTTAGAGGCAGCTATAGAATGGGTGATTGATCATGAGAATGACTCAGACATTGATCAGATGCCCTTG GTAGCAGTGGATATTGATCTTGACTCACCTCAACCTTTCGATATCACAgaacaaatgaaaataaaggCACAGGAACTAAG GAATAAATCAcataagaagaaagaagaagaagaaaagaaattggaaaGGCAAAGGGAGAAG GAGAGGATTCGAGCTAGTAAGGACCTCACTGAGGCAAAACGAATTCTAGAAAGCAATGAAAAACAGCG TTATTTAgccttgaaaaaaaaagaagagaaggaagaaaaaagggCAAGGGAGAAAATACTTAAGAAACTAGAACATGATAAG GTAGAAAGGAGGTCAAGACTTGGATTGCCACCAGAAAGTCCATCTGTAAAACCTTCCACTCATTTGTTGCAGGAAAAAACG ACATCATTGCCTCTGAAGTCTGTAACAAATGCAGAGCAGATGAGAGAATGTTTAAGGTCTCTTAAGCGCAATCACCAG GATAGAGTTGGGAACTTGAGAGGAGGTATGGAATTTCTTGAGCTCTGTGGGTTTGAGAGAACAGAAGGAGACGAGTTCTTGTATCTTCCTGATGATAAGGTTGACATGGAAATTCTAAACACAGCTGGGTCTGAATTGAAGTCTGCAATGACCAACCCCTTCTTTGGACTTCTAAGTGTGTAA
- the LOC126701234 gene encoding DEAD-box ATP-dependent RNA helicase 5-like, giving the protein MGRKLKDSTTTSVLPSDSEPPQNPESKIKKKKKKNKQRNKDKAEELEANNLKQKHEEIEAKEKKSKNKKPKEDDKESKTHQGKEEDETVKDGLVVVSWHNVKLGKYAPLKSFAELGLPQEVLECCKNFQSPSSIQSCAWPFLLDARDFISASKSSLLHVLCSYRSS; this is encoded by the coding sequence ATGGGTCGAAAACTCAAGgactccaccaccaccagcgTTCTTCCTAGTGATTCAGAACCCCCACAAAACCCAGAAAgtaagataaagaagaagaagaagaagaataagcaAAGGAACAAGGACAAAGCCGAAGAACTTGAAGCTAATAATCTCAAGCAAAAGCATGAAGAAATCGAAGCCAAAGAGAAGAAGAGTAAGAATAAGAAACCGAAAGAGGATGACAAGGAAAGCAAAACCCaccaaggaaaagaagaggaTGAAACTGTGAAAGATGGTCTGGTTGTGGTGAGCTGGCATAATGTGAAATTGGGTAAGTATGCTCCTTTGAAGTCCTTCGCCGAGTTGGGTCTGCCCCAAGAGGTTTTGGAGTGCTGCAAGAACTTCCAAAGCCCCTCTTCCATTCAATCCTGTGCCTGGCCTTTCTTATTGGATGCTCGTGACTTTATATCGGCATCCAAGTCATCCTTGCTCCATGTACTTTGTTCTTATAGAAGTTCTTAA